Proteins found in one Populus alba chromosome 14, ASM523922v2, whole genome shotgun sequence genomic segment:
- the LOC118037313 gene encoding small ubiquitin-related modifier 1: MSGVTGQPQEEDKKPNDQSAHINLKVKGQDGNEVFFRIKRSTQLKKLMNAYCDRQSVEFNSIAFLFDGRRLRGEQTPDELDMEDGDEIDAMLHQTGGAMITSN; encoded by the exons atgtCTGGGGTCACAGGTCAGCCGCAAGAGGAAGATAAGAAGCCCAACGATCAGTCTGCTCACATCAACCTAAAAGTGAAAGGCCAG GATGGAAATGAAGTATTTTTCAGGATCAAAAGAAGCACACAATTGAAGAAGCTGATGAATGCCTATTGTGATCGCCAGTCTGTTGAGTTCAACTCAATTGCCTTCTTGTTTGATGGTCGTCGTCTCCGTGGAGAGCAAACTCCTGATGAG CTGGACATGGAAGATGGGGATGAGATCGATGCTATGCTGCACCAAACTGGGGGTGCTATGATAACAAGTAATTAG
- the LOC118037066 gene encoding uncharacterized protein isoform X1 yields the protein MGKADSSKCVFPLTSLQIGDLQSYLSDLSLFIAFESRKLYILVDNRPWLRNLGSHPAHLWQLMVTKSRLSPFANTKAKSGRKEGKGASSQCNPSKSKKFERWFSLIEVATLSRKKGLPPVNKLRNSLLLSSELHRTLYGFIVFEVAWKDVRGINYLNELQTDTSLAIEAKIMRRWEFDSVAQAASCLSSWFSGTLSELLKLKDFLDSVTGDTFYDAEENFSMTSPIEDDDLLMEDNSSYCLGGSFDACPGTLDDIASEPHTPPPTGPYKRRRVMKSIGTGVEVDCYTEETPCGHEGFIDSSETDASVCENAIEAKQYRDALILFRFNDHDLPFKLRQVVMSDLRLLTLLEAGLPSWVIFLQSYPGFCHLYRPWMCPLARALYVLISIITVLIGFYDLYKNVPVLKATASSLCGPLFDWIETWEMVSRIKYLGTMLFLHNFEKAVTWFLMVTRTTRSFFSVFTQPLVEPLAEILGFLLPAWNMFIEVAESSYSFVWIVIESSCSVLGDLIEIFAWPIWFLWSIATSIIYPIFWTVWEILYAPIRLVLALAGFVAFTCGWISEMIGDLWQSVSGIFQLASVSKTSVSTYEVSVWRSLWNDLFSQVFRAVRSILNGFVAFFTACNRHRLSIYNHIQDFIQRLLGQAPRSQPSDYRNSRVTPETRSLVSEGSRKIHIR from the exons ATGGGCAAAGCTGATTCTTCTAAATGCGTTTTTCCTTTGACAAGTCTCCAGATTGg AGACTTGCAGTCTTATCTCTCAGATCTTAGCCTTTTCATTGCGTTTGAAAGtcgcaaattatatattttggtgGACAATCGGCCATGGCTGAGAAACCTAGGTTCACACCCAGCTCACTTGTGGCAATTGATGGTTACCAAG TCCAGGTTATCTCCTTTTGCAAACACTAAGGCAAAGAGCgggagaaaagaaggaaagggGGCTTCCTCTCAGTGTAATCCTAGTAAATCAAAGAAATTTGAGAGATGGTTCTCATTGATTGAAGTGGCAACTTTGTCCCGGAAGAAGGGTTTGCCACCTGTGAATAAATTAAGGAACTCTTTGCTCTTAAGCAGTGAATTGCACAGGACGCTTTATGGTTTTATTGTCTTTGAAGTTGCATGGAAAGATGTGCGGGGTATTAACTACTTAAACGAGCTTCAG ACTGACACATCTCTGGCTATCGAAGCTAAGATTATGCGAAGATGGGAATTTGATAGTGTAGCCCAAGCTGCAAGTTGTTTATCTTCATGGTTCTCAGGAACTCTCTCTGAGCTGctaaaattgaaagattttCTGGATTCTGTTACAG GAGATACCTTTTATGACGCTGAAGAAAATTTCTCAATGACATCCCCTATTGAAGATGATGATCTGTTGATGGAAGATAATTCTTCATACTGCCTTGGTGGCAGTTTTGATGCATGTCCTGGAACCCTGGATGATATAGCAAGTGAGCCACACACTCCACCACCCACTGGGCCTTATAAGAGAAGAAGAGTGATGAAGTCCATTGGAACCGGGGTTGAAGTTGATTGTTATACTGAGGAAACACCATGTGGACATGAAGGCTTCATAGACAGCTCAGAGACTGATGCCAGTGTTTGTGAAAATGCTATTGAAGCTAAGCAATACAGGGATGCTTTGATTTTGTTTAGGTTCAATGATCATGACCTGCCATTTAAACTAAGGCAAGTGGTAATGTCTGACCTGCGGTTACTAACTTTATTGGAAGCCGGGCTTCCATCTTGGGTTATCTTTCTTCAGTCATATCCAGGGTTTTGCCATCTTTATCGTCCTTGGATGTGCCCTCTAGCAAGAGCCTTGTACGTGTTAATCTCAATTATCACTGTTCTCATTGGATTTTATGACTTGTACAAAAATGTCCCTGTTCTGAAGGCAACTGCATCTAGTTTGTGTGGACCACTTTTTGACTGGATAGAGACTTGGGAGATGGTTTCAAGGATCAAGTACCTGGGAACAATGCTATTTCTACATAACTTTGAGAAAGCTGTTACTTGGTTTCTGATGGTCACACGCACCACTAGATCCTTCTTTTCAGTTTTCACGCAGCCACTGGTTGAACCACTTGCTGAGATCTTAGGCTTTCTTCTTCCAGCGTGGAATATGTTCATTGAAGTAGCAGAGAGCTCGTATTCCTTTGTTTGGATTGTGATTGAATCATCTTGCAGTGTATTAGGAGACCTAATAGAGATTTTTGCGTGGCCTATATGGTTTCTCTGGAGCATTG CAACTTCCATCATATATCCCATATTCTGGACTGTTTGGGAAATACTTTATGCTCCGATTCGCTTGGTCCTTGCACTAGCTGGTTTTGTGGCTTTCACTTGTGGGTGGATATCAGAAATGATTGGGGATCTTTGGCAATCTGTAAGTGGAATATTCCAGCTTGCTTCAGTTTCCAAGACATCAGTGAGTACATATGAAGTTTCAGTGTGGCGTTCGCTTTGGAATGACCTTTTTTCTCAG GTTTTTCGTGCTGTTAGGAGTATATTAAATGGTTTTGTTGCCTTCTTCACAGCCTGCAACAGGCATCGCCTAAG CATTTATAATCACATACAGGATTTCATCCAGAGATTACTTGGCCAGGCGCCAAGGTCACAACCATCAGATTATAGGAACAGTAGGGTGACACCCGAGACTCGAAGTCTGGTG TCTGAAGGGAGTAGGAAAATTCACATCAGATGA
- the LOC118037066 gene encoding uncharacterized protein isoform X2: MRFSFDKSPDWSYLSDLSLFIAFESRKLYILVDNRPWLRNLGSHPAHLWQLMVTKSRLSPFANTKAKSGRKEGKGASSQCNPSKSKKFERWFSLIEVATLSRKKGLPPVNKLRNSLLLSSELHRTLYGFIVFEVAWKDVRGINYLNELQTDTSLAIEAKIMRRWEFDSVAQAASCLSSWFSGTLSELLKLKDFLDSVTGDTFYDAEENFSMTSPIEDDDLLMEDNSSYCLGGSFDACPGTLDDIASEPHTPPPTGPYKRRRVMKSIGTGVEVDCYTEETPCGHEGFIDSSETDASVCENAIEAKQYRDALILFRFNDHDLPFKLRQVVMSDLRLLTLLEAGLPSWVIFLQSYPGFCHLYRPWMCPLARALYVLISIITVLIGFYDLYKNVPVLKATASSLCGPLFDWIETWEMVSRIKYLGTMLFLHNFEKAVTWFLMVTRTTRSFFSVFTQPLVEPLAEILGFLLPAWNMFIEVAESSYSFVWIVIESSCSVLGDLIEIFAWPIWFLWSIATSIIYPIFWTVWEILYAPIRLVLALAGFVAFTCGWISEMIGDLWQSVSGIFQLASVSKTSVSTYEVSVWRSLWNDLFSQVFRAVRSILNGFVAFFTACNRHRLSIYNHIQDFIQRLLGQAPRSQPSDYRNSRVTPETRSLVSEGSRKIHIR, encoded by the exons ATGCGTTTTTCCTTTGACAAGTCTCCAGATTGg TCTTATCTCTCAGATCTTAGCCTTTTCATTGCGTTTGAAAGtcgcaaattatatattttggtgGACAATCGGCCATGGCTGAGAAACCTAGGTTCACACCCAGCTCACTTGTGGCAATTGATGGTTACCAAG TCCAGGTTATCTCCTTTTGCAAACACTAAGGCAAAGAGCgggagaaaagaaggaaagggGGCTTCCTCTCAGTGTAATCCTAGTAAATCAAAGAAATTTGAGAGATGGTTCTCATTGATTGAAGTGGCAACTTTGTCCCGGAAGAAGGGTTTGCCACCTGTGAATAAATTAAGGAACTCTTTGCTCTTAAGCAGTGAATTGCACAGGACGCTTTATGGTTTTATTGTCTTTGAAGTTGCATGGAAAGATGTGCGGGGTATTAACTACTTAAACGAGCTTCAG ACTGACACATCTCTGGCTATCGAAGCTAAGATTATGCGAAGATGGGAATTTGATAGTGTAGCCCAAGCTGCAAGTTGTTTATCTTCATGGTTCTCAGGAACTCTCTCTGAGCTGctaaaattgaaagattttCTGGATTCTGTTACAG GAGATACCTTTTATGACGCTGAAGAAAATTTCTCAATGACATCCCCTATTGAAGATGATGATCTGTTGATGGAAGATAATTCTTCATACTGCCTTGGTGGCAGTTTTGATGCATGTCCTGGAACCCTGGATGATATAGCAAGTGAGCCACACACTCCACCACCCACTGGGCCTTATAAGAGAAGAAGAGTGATGAAGTCCATTGGAACCGGGGTTGAAGTTGATTGTTATACTGAGGAAACACCATGTGGACATGAAGGCTTCATAGACAGCTCAGAGACTGATGCCAGTGTTTGTGAAAATGCTATTGAAGCTAAGCAATACAGGGATGCTTTGATTTTGTTTAGGTTCAATGATCATGACCTGCCATTTAAACTAAGGCAAGTGGTAATGTCTGACCTGCGGTTACTAACTTTATTGGAAGCCGGGCTTCCATCTTGGGTTATCTTTCTTCAGTCATATCCAGGGTTTTGCCATCTTTATCGTCCTTGGATGTGCCCTCTAGCAAGAGCCTTGTACGTGTTAATCTCAATTATCACTGTTCTCATTGGATTTTATGACTTGTACAAAAATGTCCCTGTTCTGAAGGCAACTGCATCTAGTTTGTGTGGACCACTTTTTGACTGGATAGAGACTTGGGAGATGGTTTCAAGGATCAAGTACCTGGGAACAATGCTATTTCTACATAACTTTGAGAAAGCTGTTACTTGGTTTCTGATGGTCACACGCACCACTAGATCCTTCTTTTCAGTTTTCACGCAGCCACTGGTTGAACCACTTGCTGAGATCTTAGGCTTTCTTCTTCCAGCGTGGAATATGTTCATTGAAGTAGCAGAGAGCTCGTATTCCTTTGTTTGGATTGTGATTGAATCATCTTGCAGTGTATTAGGAGACCTAATAGAGATTTTTGCGTGGCCTATATGGTTTCTCTGGAGCATTG CAACTTCCATCATATATCCCATATTCTGGACTGTTTGGGAAATACTTTATGCTCCGATTCGCTTGGTCCTTGCACTAGCTGGTTTTGTGGCTTTCACTTGTGGGTGGATATCAGAAATGATTGGGGATCTTTGGCAATCTGTAAGTGGAATATTCCAGCTTGCTTCAGTTTCCAAGACATCAGTGAGTACATATGAAGTTTCAGTGTGGCGTTCGCTTTGGAATGACCTTTTTTCTCAG GTTTTTCGTGCTGTTAGGAGTATATTAAATGGTTTTGTTGCCTTCTTCACAGCCTGCAACAGGCATCGCCTAAG CATTTATAATCACATACAGGATTTCATCCAGAGATTACTTGGCCAGGCGCCAAGGTCACAACCATCAGATTATAGGAACAGTAGGGTGACACCCGAGACTCGAAGTCTGGTG TCTGAAGGGAGTAGGAAAATTCACATCAGATGA
- the LOC118036989 gene encoding glucan endo-1,3-beta-glucosidase 12: MDPNFLPCFLLLLCIVAFADAGSVGVNYGRIANNLPSAVKVVNLVKSQGLERVKVYDTDPAVLKALSGSGIKVTVDLPNQLLYSAAKYPNFARSWVQKNIVAYHPSTQIEAIAVGNEVFVDPHNTTKFLISAMKNIHQALVKFNLHSSIKVSSPIALSALQNSYPSSAGSFRPELIEPVFRPMLDFLRQTGSYLMVNAYPFFAYESNSDVISLDYALFRENPGVVDSGNGLKYFNLFDAQIDAVFAALSALKYDDVKMVVTETGWPSKGDENEVGASVENAAAYNGNLVRRILTGGGTPLKPQADLTVYLFALFNENEKDGPTSERNYGLFYPSQQKVYDIPFTVEGLKNYKAPSRSPVSGGQQVSAPVRGGVSKSTTGNTWCVANPDAGKEKLQAALDFACGEGGADCRPIQPEATCYNPNTLVAHSSFAFNSYYQKKGRGMGDCYFGGAAFVVTQEPKFGECEFPTGY; this comes from the exons ATGGATCCTAACTTCCTCCCCTGCTTTCTCTTACTTCTTTGCATTGTCGCTTTTGCAG ATGCGGGATCAGTCGGGGTGAACTATGGAAGAATAGCAAACAACTTGCCATCAGCTGTGAAAGTGGTGAACCTCGTTAAATCTCAAGGTTTAGAGCGTGTCAAGGTTTACGACACTGACCCTGCTGTGCTCAAAGCCTTGTCTGGTTCCGGTATAAAAGTTACCGTCGATTTACCAAATCAACTTCTCTACTCTGCTGCTAAGTACCCTAACTTTGCCCGCTCTTGGGTACAGAAAAACATCGTTGCTTACCACCCTTCAACTCAAATCGAAGCTATTGCCGTTGGTAATGAAGTTTTCGTTGACCCACATAACACCACCAAGTTCCTCATTTCAGCCATGAAAAATATTCATCAAGCTTTGGTCAAGTTTAACCTGCACTCTTCCATTAAAGTCTCTTCTCCTATAGCTTTAAGCGCTCTTCAAAACTCTTACCCATCTTCTGCCGGATCATTCCGACCCGAATTGATCGAACCAGTTTTCAGGCCCATGTTGGATTTCCTCCGTCAAACCGGGTCCTACCTCATGGTCAATGCCTACCCGTTTTTTGCCTACGAGTCCAACTCTGATGTCATTTCATTAGATTACGCTTTGTTTAGAGAAAACCCGGGTGTTGTGGATTCGGGTAACGGGTTAAAATACTTTAATCTCTTTGATGCCCAAATCGACGCCGTTTTTGCAGCCTTGTCTGCTTTGAAGTATGACGACGTCAAAATGGTTGTCACCGAGACAGGGTGGCCCTCCAAAGGCGACGAGAATGAGGTTGGTGCTAGCGTGGAAAATGCAGCTGCTTACAACGGCAACCTCGTCCGCAGGATTCTCACTGGTGGGGGGACACCTTTAAAACCACAGGCAGATCTAACCGTATATCTCTTCGCTCTCTTCAACGAAAACGAGAAGGATGGGCCTACATCGGAGAGAAATTATGGGCTTTTTTACCCCAGCCAGCAGAAGGTGTATGATATCCCATTTACTGTGGAGGGGCTCAAGAATTACAAGGCTCCTAGCCGTTCTCCGGTCTCCGGCGGTCAACAGGTTTCTGCTCCTGTTCGTGGAGGTGTTTCCAAGAGCACTACAGGGAACACGTGGTGCGTCGCGAATCCTGATGCGGGAAAAGAAAAGCTACAGGCGGCTCTGGACTTTGCTTGTGGCGAGGGAGGTGCTGATTGCCGTCCGATCCAGCCTGAAGCAACGTGCTATAATCCTAACACTCTGGTGGCCCACTCTTCGTTTGCTTTCAACAGTTATTATCAGAAGAAAGGACGTGGGATGGGGGACTGTTATTTCGGAGGCGCAGCTTTTGTTGTCACCCAAGAACCCA AGTTTGGGGAGTGCGAGTTTCCCACGGGATATTGA